The Candidatus Aminicenantes bacterium genome includes a region encoding these proteins:
- the rplN gene encoding 50S ribosomal protein L14, producing the protein MIQQYTLLKVADNSGARKIRCITPLGGGVGLICSIGDVISATVREAEPDSKVAKGKVVRAVVVRARKEIRRRDGSYIRFDDNAAVIIDKANEPVGTRVFGPVGRELREKKFTKIVSLAPEVL; encoded by the coding sequence ATGATCCAGCAGTATACCCTGCTCAAGGTCGCGGACAACTCCGGGGCCCGCAAGATCCGCTGCATCACGCCGCTGGGCGGCGGGGTGGGGCTGATCTGCTCGATCGGCGACGTCATCTCGGCCACCGTCCGCGAAGCCGAGCCCGACAGCAAGGTGGCCAAGGGCAAGGTTGTCCGGGCCGTCGTGGTCCGGGCCCGCAAGGAGATTCGTCGCCGGGACGGCTCCTACATCCGCTTCGACGACAACGCTGCCGTCATCATCGACAAGGCCAACGAGCCGGTCGGGACCCGCGTCTTCGGGCCGGTCGGCCGCGAGCTGCGGGAGAAGAAGTTCACCAAGATCGTCTCCCTGGCGCCGGAGGTGCTGTGA
- the rplW gene encoding 50S ribosomal protein L23 has product MDPTKIILRPVITEKSTTLRDKHREVCFEVTLGANKSEIKKAVEQLFKVKVESVHTQIKGGKERRVGRSSGHTKDWKKAIVRLKAGEKMIEYFEAM; this is encoded by the coding sequence GACCCCACCAAGATCATCCTGCGGCCCGTGATCACCGAAAAGAGCACGACCCTGCGGGACAAGCACCGCGAAGTCTGCTTCGAGGTGACCCTGGGCGCCAACAAGTCCGAGATCAAGAAGGCCGTCGAGCAGCTCTTCAAGGTCAAGGTCGAAAGCGTCCACACCCAGATCAAGGGCGGCAAGGAGCGCCGGGTCGGCCGCAGTTCCGGCCACACCAAGGATTGGAAGAAAGCCATCGTCCGGCTGAAGGCCGGCGAGAAAATGATCGAATACTTCGAGGCGATGTAA
- the rpsH gene encoding 30S ribosomal protein S8 translates to MSVDPISDFLTRLRNASRIKRREVQMPSSLLKVEIAKILKEEGYIKNFKVLETAPQNVLTVTLKYSEAGPAVITGSRRISKPGCRVFCTRDAVPKVLDGLGLAVISTSQGVVTGKRCEELGLGGEVLCTIW, encoded by the coding sequence ATGAGTGTCGATCCCATCTCGGACTTTTTGACCCGCCTCCGAAACGCCTCCCGCATCAAGCGGCGGGAGGTTCAGATGCCCTCCTCCCTGCTCAAGGTCGAGATCGCCAAGATCCTGAAAGAGGAAGGCTATATCAAGAACTTCAAGGTCCTGGAAACCGCGCCGCAGAACGTCCTGACCGTGACCCTCAAGTACTCCGAGGCCGGTCCGGCCGTCATCACCGGGTCGCGCCGGATCAGCAAGCCCGGCTGCCGGGTGTTCTGCACCCGGGACGCCGTCCCCAAGGTCCTGGACGGGCTGGGCCTGGCCGTCATCTCCACGTCGCAGGGCGTCGTCACCGGCAAGCGCTGCGAGGAGCTGGGGCTGGGCGGCGAGGTCCTCTGCACCATCTGGTGA
- the rpsC gene encoding 30S ribosomal protein S3 has translation MGQKTHPHGFRLGFNKQWSSRWFAHGPEYARLIHEDLKMKKDVKEKYFHAGIAEVAVERVGPKVRVLVHTARPGIIIGRGGKEIEGLKIFLEKICKKEVYVDIREIDKAELNSLLVAEGIAVQLEKRIAYRRAMRKAVESALRQGAKGIKIMCSGRLGGVEIARTEWYLRGQLPLQTLRADIDYGFTEAFTTYGQIGIKVWIYKGDVEKAKMTSQVAEVEEI, from the coding sequence ATGGGACAGAAAACACATCCGCACGGTTTCCGGCTGGGATTCAACAAACAGTGGAGTTCCCGCTGGTTCGCCCATGGCCCGGAATACGCCCGCTTGATCCACGAAGACCTTAAGATGAAGAAGGACGTGAAGGAAAAATACTTTCACGCCGGCATTGCCGAGGTGGCCGTGGAGCGGGTCGGACCCAAGGTCCGGGTCCTCGTCCACACCGCCCGGCCGGGCATCATCATCGGCCGCGGCGGCAAGGAGATCGAGGGGCTGAAGATTTTTCTGGAAAAGATCTGCAAGAAGGAAGTCTACGTCGATATCCGCGAAATCGATAAGGCCGAGCTCAACTCGCTGCTGGTGGCCGAAGGCATCGCCGTCCAGCTGGAGAAACGGATCGCCTACCGGCGGGCCATGCGCAAGGCCGTCGAGTCGGCCCTCCGCCAAGGCGCCAAGGGCATCAAGATCATGTGCTCCGGCCGGTTGGGCGGAGTTGAGATCGCCCGCACCGAGTGGTATCTGCGCGGCCAGCTGCCGCTGCAGACGCTCAGGGCCGACATCGACTACGGGTTCACCGAAGCCTTCACCACCTACGGCCAGATCGGCATCAAGGTCTGGATCTACAAAGGCGATGTGGAGAAGGCCAAGATGACCTCGCAGGTCGCGGAGGTTGAGGAGATCTGA
- a CDS encoding type Z 30S ribosomal protein S14, producing MSTTSAFAKYLRKPKYAVRTHKRCRICGRSRGYYRKFDMCRLCFRELAHKGEIPGIVKASW from the coding sequence GTGTCCACTACATCGGCCTTCGCCAAGTATCTGCGCAAGCCCAAGTACGCCGTCCGCACCCACAAGCGCTGCCGCATCTGCGGCCGCTCTCGCGGCTATTACCGGAAGTTCGACATGTGCCGGCTCTGCTTCCGCGAGCTGGCCCACAAGGGCGAGATCCCCGGCATCGTCAAGGCGTCCTGGTAA
- the rplV gene encoding 50S ribosomal protein L22, whose protein sequence is MDAPVYLSHAVTRHVRVSAQKTRLVADQIRERLVGEALTILRFTAKKKPALVVEKTLRSAIANAQQKSPGLDVDTLVVADIHIDQGPSWKRIRPAPMGRAYRVLKRTSHVHVYLQERKGK, encoded by the coding sequence ATGGACGCCCCGGTCTACCTGTCGCACGCCGTGACCCGGCACGTCCGGGTCTCGGCCCAGAAGACCCGGCTGGTCGCCGACCAGATCCGGGAACGGCTCGTCGGCGAGGCCCTGACCATCCTCCGATTCACGGCCAAGAAGAAGCCCGCCCTGGTCGTCGAGAAGACCCTGCGGTCGGCCATCGCCAACGCCCAACAGAAATCCCCCGGACTGGACGTCGACACCCTGGTCGTGGCCGATATCCACATCGACCAAGGCCCGTCTTGGAAGCGGATCCGCCCGGCGCCCATGGGCCGGGCCTACCGGGTCCTCAAGCGAACCAGTCACGTCCACGTCTATCTCCAAGAACGGAAAGGGAAGTAA
- the rplR gene encoding 50S ribosomal protein L18 — protein MLKSEAKSRIRARIRKTVRGTAERPRLHVFKSNRYVYTQAVNDETGTILVAASTLEKEFQAAVKNTKNLAGCEKLGELMARRLREKNIEKIVFDRGIYPYHGRIKALAEALRKGGLTF, from the coding sequence ATCCTCAAGAGCGAAGCCAAGAGCCGGATCCGGGCCCGCATCCGCAAGACCGTGCGCGGGACGGCCGAACGGCCCCGGTTGCACGTCTTCAAGAGCAACCGGTACGTCTACACCCAGGCCGTCAACGACGAAACGGGGACGATTCTGGTCGCGGCCTCGACCCTGGAGAAGGAATTCCAGGCCGCCGTCAAGAACACCAAAAACCTGGCCGGCTGCGAGAAGCTGGGCGAGCTGATGGCTCGGCGGCTGCGGGAGAAGAACATCGAAAAGATCGTCTTCGACCGGGGAATTTACCCCTACCACGGCCGCATCAAGGCCCTGGCCGAGGCCCTGCGCAAGGGCGGGCTGACGTTCTAG
- the rpmC gene encoding 50S ribosomal protein L29 has product MKADELRELATDELERKKAELKDQLFKLRFQNELGQLENFAKMSSLRKDIARIETILQEDKAKGRTATP; this is encoded by the coding sequence ATGAAAGCCGACGAACTCCGCGAATTGGCCACGGATGAGCTCGAGCGCAAGAAGGCCGAGCTCAAGGACCAGTTGTTCAAGCTCCGTTTCCAGAACGAGCTCGGCCAGCTGGAGAACTTCGCCAAGATGAGCTCCCTGCGCAAGGACATCGCCCGCATCGAGACGATCCTGCAGGAGGACAAGGCGAAGGGAAGGACGGCAACCCCATGA
- the rplP gene encoding 50S ribosomal protein L16, with protein sequence MLMPKKVKYRKTSRGRMRGKAQRAATLSFGEYGLQALECGWVTARQLEAGRITISRFMKRRGKLWLRAFPWKSVTKKPVEVRMGKGKGDPEFWVDVVKPGRVLFELEGVTEEVAREAMRLAAQKLPVLTRFISRENRELR encoded by the coding sequence ATGTTGATGCCGAAGAAAGTCAAGTACCGCAAGACCTCCCGGGGCCGCATGCGGGGCAAAGCCCAACGCGCCGCGACGCTGTCGTTCGGCGAGTACGGCCTGCAGGCCCTGGAGTGCGGCTGGGTCACGGCCCGCCAGCTCGAGGCCGGCCGCATCACCATCAGCCGGTTCATGAAGCGGCGCGGCAAGCTGTGGCTGCGGGCCTTCCCCTGGAAGTCCGTGACCAAGAAGCCCGTCGAGGTCCGGATGGGCAAGGGCAAGGGCGACCCCGAGTTTTGGGTCGACGTCGTCAAGCCGGGCCGCGTCCTGTTCGAGTTGGAAGGCGTGACCGAGGAAGTGGCCCGCGAGGCCATGCGCCTGGCCGCCCAGAAGCTGCCCGTTCTGACCCGGTTCATCTCCCGCGAGAATCGAGAATTGCGATGA
- the rplB gene encoding 50S ribosomal protein L2, whose product MGIKTFRPLTAGLRHRTTLTYEELTGDRPHKPLLEPRPKSGGRNNKGHLSTRHRGGGNKRMYRQIDFKRDKLEIPGVVETMEYDPNRSAFIALIKYKDGEKRYILAPKDLKPGQAVLASDGVVDIVPGNATRLRHIPLGTLIHNIELHKNAGGQMCRTAGAGAQILAKEGDFAQVRLPSSEIRKIGLDCRASIGQVGNLDHQNVSIGKAGRTRWRGWRPHVRGTAMNPIDHPHGGGEGKAKGGRHPVSPEGIPTKGFKTRRNKRTRVFIVRRRNK is encoded by the coding sequence ATGGGCATCAAAACCTTCCGGCCTCTCACCGCGGGGCTCCGCCATCGGACGACCCTGACCTACGAGGAGCTGACGGGCGACCGGCCGCACAAGCCGCTCCTCGAGCCCCGGCCCAAGTCCGGCGGCCGCAACAACAAGGGCCACCTGTCGACCCGCCATCGCGGCGGCGGCAACAAGCGCATGTACCGGCAGATCGACTTCAAGCGCGACAAGCTGGAGATCCCCGGTGTCGTCGAGACCATGGAGTACGACCCCAACCGCTCCGCTTTCATCGCCCTGATCAAGTACAAGGACGGCGAGAAGCGCTACATCCTGGCCCCCAAGGACCTCAAGCCCGGGCAGGCCGTCCTGGCCTCGGACGGGGTCGTCGACATCGTCCCCGGCAACGCCACCCGGCTGCGCCACATCCCCCTGGGCACGCTCATCCACAACATCGAGCTGCACAAGAACGCCGGCGGCCAGATGTGCCGGACGGCCGGCGCCGGGGCCCAGATCCTGGCCAAAGAGGGCGATTTCGCCCAGGTTCGGCTGCCCTCCAGCGAGATCCGCAAGATCGGGCTGGACTGCCGGGCCAGCATCGGCCAGGTCGGCAACCTCGACCACCAGAACGTCAGCATCGGCAAGGCCGGGCGGACCCGGTGGCGCGGCTGGCGGCCCCACGTCCGGGGCACGGCCATGAACCCGATCGACCACCCGCATGGCGGCGGCGAGGGCAAGGCCAAGGGCGGACGGCACCCGGTGTCGCCCGAGGGCATCCCGACCAAGGGCTTCAAGACTCGCCGCAACAAGCGGACCCGGGTCTTTATCGTCAGACGGAGGAACAAGTAA
- the rpsE gene encoding 30S ribosomal protein S5, translating into MEEIGELKDQVIHIRRVTKVVKGGKNLSFSALVAVGNYRGVIGIGKGKAREVPSAIAKAVENAKKHLVRVTLAETTIPHLVRGEADAGAVVLRPASKGTGVIAGGAVRVIMELAGIKDILTKSLRSSNPISVAHATMDALKRIQNPDVVGKNRGKAKGTVWQ; encoded by the coding sequence ATCGAGGAGATCGGCGAGCTCAAGGACCAGGTCATCCACATCCGCCGGGTGACCAAGGTCGTCAAGGGCGGCAAGAACCTGAGCTTCTCGGCCCTGGTCGCGGTCGGCAACTACCGCGGCGTCATCGGCATCGGCAAGGGCAAGGCCCGCGAGGTGCCCTCGGCCATCGCCAAGGCCGTCGAGAACGCCAAGAAGCATCTGGTCCGGGTGACCCTGGCCGAGACGACCATTCCCCACTTGGTGCGGGGCGAGGCCGACGCCGGCGCCGTCGTCCTGCGGCCCGCCTCCAAGGGGACCGGAGTCATCGCCGGCGGCGCCGTCCGGGTCATCATGGAGCTGGCTGGGATCAAGGACATCCTGACCAAGTCGCTGCGAAGCTCCAACCCGATCAGCGTGGCCCATGCCACCATGGACGCCCTGAAGCGGATCCAGAACCCGGATGTCGTCGGGAAGAACCGCGGCAAGGCCAAAGGGACGGTCTGGCAATGA
- the rplE gene encoding 50S ribosomal protein L5 translates to MSRLLDRYKKEILPELEKEFGITNPMAVPRLEKIVINVGVGEAIQNAKLLDAAKAELTQIAGQAPVVSRAKKSISSFKLRKGIAIACFVTLRQKRMYEFMDRLVNVVLPRVRDFRGVSPKAFDGRGNYTMGLRDQLVFPEIDYTKVDKTRGMNITIVTTARTNAEAFALLKKLGMPFRES, encoded by the coding sequence ATGAGCCGCCTGTTGGACCGCTACAAAAAAGAGATCCTGCCCGAGCTGGAGAAGGAATTTGGGATCACCAATCCGATGGCCGTGCCGCGCCTGGAGAAGATCGTCATCAACGTCGGCGTCGGCGAGGCCATCCAGAACGCCAAGCTGCTGGACGCGGCCAAGGCCGAGCTGACCCAGATCGCCGGCCAGGCCCCGGTCGTGTCTCGGGCCAAGAAGTCGATCTCCTCCTTCAAGCTCCGCAAGGGGATCGCCATCGCCTGCTTCGTGACCCTCCGGCAAAAGAGGATGTACGAGTTTATGGACCGCCTGGTCAACGTCGTCCTGCCCCGCGTCCGCGACTTCCGCGGCGTGTCGCCCAAGGCCTTCGACGGCCGCGGCAATTACACCATGGGGCTGCGCGACCAGCTGGTCTTCCCCGAGATCGACTATACCAAGGTCGATAAGACCCGAGGCATGAATATTACGATCGTCACCACGGCGCGGACGAACGCCGAGGCCTTCGCCCTGCTCAAGAAGCTGGGCATGCCCTTCCGCGAGTCGTGA
- the rplF gene encoding 50S ribosomal protein L6, protein MSRIGKKPIPLPAGVKVVLHPDGIEFEGKKGKLRTPLHDGITAKADAGLLTLERRDDSKPQKSLHGLCRALAANAILGVSQGFQKQLEIVGVGYKAKLDKGKLELALGYSRPMIYIVPPDVEVVVEKPTLLTIRGIDKQRVGQVAIDIKSFRKPDPYKQKGVRYVGEKLIKKERKAGVTGA, encoded by the coding sequence ATGTCGCGTATAGGCAAAAAACCGATTCCCCTCCCGGCCGGGGTCAAGGTGGTCCTCCACCCCGACGGGATCGAGTTCGAAGGCAAGAAGGGCAAGCTCCGCACTCCGCTCCACGACGGCATCACGGCCAAGGCCGACGCCGGCCTGCTGACGTTGGAGCGGCGGGACGACTCCAAGCCCCAGAAATCCCTGCACGGGCTGTGCCGGGCCCTGGCTGCCAACGCCATCCTGGGCGTCTCCCAGGGCTTCCAGAAGCAACTGGAGATCGTCGGCGTCGGCTACAAGGCCAAGCTGGACAAGGGCAAGCTCGAGCTGGCTTTGGGCTACTCCCGGCCGATGATCTACATCGTGCCCCCCGACGTCGAAGTGGTGGTGGAAAAGCCGACCCTCCTGACGATTCGGGGCATCGATAAGCAGCGGGTGGGCCAGGTTGCGATCGACATCAAGTCGTTCCGCAAGCCCGACCCGTACAAGCAGAAAGGCGTCCGCTACGTCGGCGAAAAGCTGATCAAGAAAGAACGGAAAGCGGGGGTAACCGGTGCTTAA
- the rplX gene encoding 50S ribosomal protein L24, producing the protein MAAGIRKNDIVIVRQGKDKGKTGKVLQVNPAKGKALVERLNFVKEFIRPDRSKNRQGGIMEREALIPLSRLMLYCGECAAGVRPRTKRLEDGSRSRTCPKCDGALDKAK; encoded by the coding sequence ATGGCCGCCGGCATCCGCAAGAACGACATCGTGATCGTCCGCCAGGGCAAAGACAAAGGCAAGACCGGCAAGGTCCTCCAGGTCAACCCCGCCAAGGGCAAGGCCCTGGTCGAGCGGCTGAATTTCGTCAAGGAGTTCATCCGGCCCGACCGGTCCAAGAACCGCCAGGGCGGGATCATGGAGCGCGAAGCGCTTATCCCGCTGTCCCGGCTGATGCTCTACTGCGGCGAGTGCGCCGCGGGCGTCCGGCCGCGGACCAAGCGGCTCGAGGACGGCAGCCGGTCCCGGACCTGCCCCAAGTGCGACGGCGCCCTGGACAAGGCCAAGTGA
- the rpsS gene encoding 30S ribosomal protein S19: protein MGRSLKKGPFIDAHLAAKVSAMTGETAKRTVIKTWSRRSVVIPEMVGLTIAVHNGRKFIPVFVTENMVGHRLGEFSPTRTFRGHTSKAAKAVKVGK, encoded by the coding sequence ATGGGCCGTTCGCTGAAAAAAGGACCCTTCATCGATGCGCATCTCGCGGCCAAGGTTTCGGCCATGACCGGCGAGACGGCGAAGCGCACCGTCATCAAGACCTGGTCGCGCCGCTCGGTCGTCATCCCCGAGATGGTCGGCTTGACCATCGCTGTCCACAACGGCCGCAAGTTCATCCCGGTCTTCGTCACCGAGAACATGGTCGGCCACCGGCTGGGCGAGTTCTCCCCGACCCGGACCTTCAGGGGCCACACCTCGAAGGCGGCCAAAGCCGTGAAAGTGGGGAAGTGA